GCCGGTCGCGTCTGCAGTCCCCAGCGTAGTTACCGTTTATGATCTTAGCTTCGTTCATTTTCCTCAGGGCTTGAGTGCCGCACGCAGACTTTATCTCCGACTGCTGACTCCTATAAGCTGCCGGCGTGCCCGACGTGTCATAGCGATTTCCGCAAGCACGGCAAAAGACCTGTCGAACTCGTTTGGCATCGCCTCGGAAAAGATCGACATCGCTCCGGGTGGTTACGACACAGAGCGATTCATTCCGCTCCCAGCCGATCTGGTTCAGAATTTCAGACAGAAGCACGGTCTGCCGGAACGGTTCTGGCTGTTCGTCGGGACATTGGAGCCGCGAAAGAATTTGCTCAACCTGGTTGAGGCCTACGCAGGACTGCCGGCGCATGAGCGATTACCCCTGGTCATCGGAGGCGGCAAAGGCTGGCTGTACGAAGACATTTTCGCGGCAGTCGAGCGCCACGGACTCAAGAATCTGATCCGCTTTGAAGGCTTTCTGCCTGCTGAAAACCTGCCGCTTTGGTACAATAGCGCCGAAACCTTTCTTTTCCCGTCTATTTACGAAGGTTTTGGACTGCCGGTCGTGGAAGCAATGGCCTGCGGCACCCCGGTGATCACTTCAAATGTGTCATCGCTACCTGAGGCTGCCGGCAACTCTGGTATACTCGTTGACCCGAAAAATGTCGACGCCTTAACCGCAGGATTGCGGAAGGCGTTCTATGATGCTGAGTGGCGTGCACAGGCGCGGCTCGCAGGTCCAGGTCAGGCCGCACAGTTTAGTTGGCGTAATACTGCCGAACGTACGATTGACAGCTACCGCAAGGGTTTGAAATGACCGTCACCGAGTCCTCACATCCCGGTCCCCGCGACGGAATGCCTTGGATCGATGCAGCACTAGGGCTGTTGGCCTTTGTATTGGCTTATCTTGCCCGTTATGAACTCGAAATCGTGCGACCCGTCCTTGAAATCAATACGACCAGCTTTGAGCCTTATCTGCCGTATGTCTTGATCTGGGTCGCGTGGCTGGCGCTCCAATACCGCGGATCGGGTCTATACAAACATACGCGCGGACGAGCGTATATGGCTGAGGTTTATACCATCATTAATGGGGTGACCAATGCAACTGTAGTGGTCATGGCGATCAGCTTCATATTCCAGCCCCTCTTCTTCAGCCGGCTGATGATGGTGCTGGCCGCAGTTATCACTGTAGTGCTGCTTGCCGGGTCGCGGGTTGTGCTGCGAATTATCGAGGCGCGTCAGCGCGAAAGAGGCATAGGCGTCGAGCGTGTGCTGATTATCGGTGCGCGAGAGGTCGGGCAGGCAGTTCTACGGAGCATGCTCGCCCGCAAGGACCTCGGCTACGTCCCGGTCGGCTATATAGACAACGATCCCGAAGTCGGCAGTACCGATCTGGGCCGCTTCAAGGGACTGGGTGGATACGACAACCTCGCGGAGGTTATCGCTGAGGAGAAGGTGGACCTGGTCGTGATCACGCTGACCTGGTCGCATCACGACCAGATCATGCAGATGATAGAAACCACCCGTAAGGCAGGAGCAGGAGTACGGGTTGTTCCTGATCTGTTCCAACTCAATCTCAGGCAGGTCGACATTGAGAATCTCGATGGAATCCCACTTCTTGGCCTGAATGGAAAGCCCGAGCTTCGCGGCGCTGAGCGGCTGGTTAAGCGGGTAATGGATGTCAGCCTTCTCATTCTGACCGCACCGTTGAGTATGCTGGCCTTTGGGCTTGTCGCCTTAGCGATCCGGATAGAGGGACCGGGACCGGTAATCTTCGCGCAGGAACGCGTGGGCGAAAACGGCAAGCGGTTCACGATGTATAAGTTTCGCAGCATGATTCCCGATGCGTACAAATATCAGCAGGAAATGATTGAAAAGTACGAACAGGATCCGC
Above is a window of Candidatus Flexicrinis proximus DNA encoding:
- a CDS encoding glycosyltransferase family 4 protein; amino-acid sequence: MLNTMHWLPQVAPEDWQFTAMVGATCDIELQGFDVRRSRIDTRSPLRRIIWEQAAQPWQLREFDLYHAQAFVAPVASAVPSVVTVYDLSFVHFPQGLSAARRLYLRLLTPISCRRARRVIAISASTAKDLSNSFGIASEKIDIAPGGYDTERFIPLPADLVQNFRQKHGLPERFWLFVGTLEPRKNLLNLVEAYAGLPAHERLPLVIGGGKGWLYEDIFAAVERHGLKNLIRFEGFLPAENLPLWYNSAETFLFPSIYEGFGLPVVEAMACGTPVITSNVSSLPEAAGNSGILVDPKNVDALTAGLRKAFYDAEWRAQARLAGPGQAAQFSWRNTAERTIDSYRKGLK
- a CDS encoding sugar transferase, with protein sequence MTVTESSHPGPRDGMPWIDAALGLLAFVLAYLARYELEIVRPVLEINTTSFEPYLPYVLIWVAWLALQYRGSGLYKHTRGRAYMAEVYTIINGVTNATVVVMAISFIFQPLFFSRLMMVLAAVITVVLLAGSRVVLRIIEARQRERGIGVERVLIIGAREVGQAVLRSMLARKDLGYVPVGYIDNDPEVGSTDLGRFKGLGGYDNLAEVIAEEKVDLVVITLTWSHHDQIMQMIETTRKAGAGVRVVPDLFQLNLRQVDIENLDGIPLLGLNGKPELRGAERLVKRVMDVSLLILTAPLSMLAFGLVALAIRIEGPGPVIFAQERVGENGKRFTMYKFRSMIPDAYKYQQEMIEKYEQDPLHPKFKDDWRVTRVGRFIRGTSLDELPNLWNILRGQMSWVGPRPPTPDEVEKYKGWHMQRLQTLPGLTGLWQVNGRSDVPFDEMCLLDIYYIENWSISLDVQILMMTIPRVLLRQGAY